In a single window of the Elaeis guineensis isolate ETL-2024a chromosome 8, EG11, whole genome shotgun sequence genome:
- the LOC140851089 gene encoding uncharacterized protein — protein MDREPEELQFLGPVGIYHEASKIVLSWRRLFSQITLALVLPLSTLFFVHIYVSHLLFSKIDRNEVALDDAPTGSPSESAILSRLTSEWYGFLLFKAAYLLALLVLSLLSTSAVVYSVASIYTAKDLSFPKVLSVVPKVWRRLMVTFIWAFLLLLAYNTVAIFVIVLAVLLLGPAIPGAVAVALIFLLYAAGLVWISVIWHVASVVSVLEDTCGIEAMRKSRALIKGKTWTAVAIFVLLNLCFVGVEVGFKLLVVDGSYMNLGVVLRVGNAVLMLSILCMVILFALVAQTVVYFVCKSYHHESIDKSSLADHLEVYLGEYVPLKAKDVQLEQFHV, from the coding sequence ATGGATCGAGAGCCGGAGGAGCTCCAATTCCTGGGTCCCGTGGGGATCTACCACGAGGCGTCGAAGATCGTGCTCTCATGGCGGCGTCTCTTCTCCCAGATCACCCTCGCCCTCGTTCTCCCCCTCTCCACCCTCTTCTTCGTCCACATCTACGTCTCCCACCTCCTCTTCTCCAAGATCGACCGCAACGAGGTCGCCCTCGACGATGCTCCCACGGGCTCCCCTTCAGAATCCGCCATCCTCTCCCGCCTGACATCCGAATGGTACGGCTTCCTCCTTTTCAAGGCCGCCTACCTCCTCGCCCTCCTcgtcctctccctcctctccacctCTGCCGTCGTCTACTCCGTCGCCTCCATCTACACCGCCAAGGACCTCTCCTTCCCCAAGGTCCTTTCCGTCGTCCCCAAGGTCTGGCGCCGACTCATGGTCACCTTCATCTGGGCCTTCCTCCTTCTCCTCGCCTACAACACGGTCGCCATCTTCGTCATCGTCCTCGCCGTCCTCCTCCTCGGCCCCGCGATCCCCGGCGCCGTCGCCGTCGCCCTCATCTTCCTCCTCTATGCCGCCGGCCTCGTCTGGATCAGCGTCATCTGGCACGTCGCCAGTGTCGTCTCCGTCCTCGAGGACACCTGCGGCATCGAGGCGATGCGAAAGAGCCGGGCCCTCATCAAGGGCAAGACCTGGACGGCGGTCGCCATCTTCGTCTTGCTCAACCTCTGTTTCGTGGGCGTGGAAGTGGGTTTCAAACTCCTGGTCGTCGATGGATCTTATATGAATCTCGGGGTGGTTTTGAGGGTCGGGAACGCGGTCCTGATGCTATCCATCCTTTGCATGGTAATTCTCTTCGCCTTGGTGGCGCAGACCGTGGTTTATTTCGTGTGCAAATCCTACCATCATGAGAGCATCGATAAGTCGAGCCTGGCCGACCATCTCGAGGTGTATCTCGGGGAGTATGTGCCCCTCAAAGCAAAGGATGTGCAATTGGAGCAGTTCCACGTTTGA